Genomic window (Acidimicrobiia bacterium):
CGGACGAAGCGTCACCCCGCCGGACGGTGACGCCCGCGCGCTGACCGAGGTCGAGCTGGACGGTCAGATCCGAGCCGGCTGGGGCATCTGGTGTGATCTGCTCGACGATCTCCTGAGTACTGGCGGGATGCTGCCGTCCCGTGAACTGGCCGGCCGGGTGGTGGGCTTCTTCGAGGACGGCTACTGGCGAGCCGAGGACGCCCGAGTCGAGGCGTTGCGCCGTCAGATGGCTTCCCAACACATCCGACGACGCCGTGTGACCGATCGGTCGAGAGGGATCCGATGACTACCCAAGGTAACGAGGTGTACACCGGAGACCGGCACTCTCGGCGAAGCTTCACCCCGGCGCTGACCATCCGAATCCTGTATTTCGCCCTATGGCTGCTAGTGCTGTCGGGTCCGGTCGCAGCCCTCCTCGTTGCAGCGCAGGTGTCGTCACTCAGCAAGCGAATCGACGTCGTGGATGGGCGGGCTGAAGCGGAGCCGGCTCCCGACACCGCTGGAGCTGAGGGTTTCGCCGAGCTCTTCATCGCCGCCTACCTCGGTGCCGGAGAGAATTCAACCGATTCGCTCGGTCCCTTCCTGGACAACGTTTCGTTGGATGGAGTTGAGAGCGGATCGTGGTCGGCGACGAGGACGACGAGCCTCGGCGCCTCGGAGGTCTCCCCTGGCTACTACGCGGTGAGGGTGGCTGCGGAGGTTGTTGGCGCCGGAAGCGATGCCGACGGGCAGCCCGTGTGGGTTCCGGCAGGCACCCGTTTCTACTCGGTTGGTGTGGCCGAGACGCCAACTGGGTGGGCAGTCACCGGCTTACCCACATTGATTCCGGCACCCGCCCGCGTCACTGTCCCGGACCTGCTGATTGATCGCCTTGACGGACTCGATGCGACACCAGGTCTGGAGGAGATGCTGTCGCGCTTCCTGGCTGCCTTCCTAGCCGGGGATGGCGAGCTGGCCCGGTACACCTCCCCGTCCTCGCCCATCGTTCCGATCCAGCCAGCGCCATTTTTGAGTGTCGAGATCCTCGAGGCCGGGATGGCCGAAGCGTCGGGCGGCCTGTCCGAGGTGGCGGTGGTTGTTCGGGCGACTGATATCGCCGGCCGGGCCC
Coding sequences:
- a CDS encoding conjugal transfer protein — its product is MTTQGNEVYTGDRHSRRSFTPALTIRILYFALWLLVLSGPVAALLVAAQVSSLSKRIDVVDGRAEAEPAPDTAGAEGFAELFIAAYLGAGENSTDSLGPFLDNVSLDGVESGSWSATRTTSLGASEVSPGYYAVRVAAEVVGAGSDADGQPVWVPAGTRFYSVGVAETPTGWAVTGLPTLIPAPARVTVPDLLIDRLDGLDATPGLEEMLSRFLAAFLAGDGELARYTSPSSPIVPIQPAPFLSVEILEAGMAEASGGLSEVAVVVRATDIAGRAQILEYALVVEQRDGRWEVSELLPAPPLATLQEGS